From Bacteroidota bacterium, the proteins below share one genomic window:
- a CDS encoding carboxypeptidase regulatory-like domain-containing protein: MGRKLYVLLLLLLCLCGVSYAQTGEIRGRVTEKGGAEGVPFASVAAMLNGVQVQATLTDFDGNYVIKPLNPAKYDVKVTCVGYTAKETRGVLVTTDKAAFVSFEMTKGVELKAVEITEYTVPLIDKGSPSTKKTVTYEEIQAAPTRDVNSLASTTAGVYQKDEGGGLNIRGAREDATTYFVDGVRVRGGTGLPQRGIEQITVTTGGLEAQYGDVTGGVIAITTRGASPFYNGGVEFQTSEFLDAYGYRLATGSVSGPIYTKRDSAGKKFGQPLAGFFLAAEYQYDKDPDPSAIPIYKVKDDILESAKSSPLVRDPSGFTYIHRSHYWTYDSLDKVKARPNVAADAYRFNGRLDLQPVKNVTVAFGGSLERSKSRDFIDIYSLMDYDNNPQTINTNWRAWGRITQRFVSEGKEGASSALKSAYYSIQADYSRNMQTSQDYRLKDDLFRYGHVGKFTTYSVPFYQGEAITRPGLSDSLVFTQIANFDTLYDFVPGDANPEISAYTSQYYDITDPLGTSGYQDSYGTLLLRGALVNGDNRNPLTVYGLWGTTGRLRNFYGETDNSQFRLTARGSVDINNHNIILGMEYEQRTDRGWSVNPSNLWSLMRQLSNSRLTGFDTTTAVITSTTSGGTPITFITYPNANYSPTTNLDGQVAPGFFEKVRDHLGIAYTDTIQIDALDPSQLSLDLFSPDELLDFGFVNYYGYTYTGEKLTGQPAYEDYFIKKDSKNNYLREVDAFRPNYVAGYIQDRFTFKDITFNVGLRVDRFDANQKVLRDKYLLYPTYTAGDPAVLDKIPNAVIPSNIGSDFAVYVNNIQNPTAIVGFRDGDQWYNAEGTPITDLSPLLDNGTGGSGIQPFVKNYSDVQQSIFRPEVFTDYSPQINLMPRIAFSFPISDEAILRAHYDVLTQRPQNSALLRLNPGSYGSLARGISGTISNPDLKPERTVEYEVTFEQRLSRSSALSIAAFYRELRDQIQIINVQYAYPITYSTYGNIDFGTVKGLSFAYDLRRTNNVRMNFSYTLQFADGTGSSPFTSAGVLAQQGQTNLRQPQPLSFDQRHTFVATFDYHYGRGKDYNGPVMWGRQVLAEAGLNLILRAGSGTPYSRQSNITPTADFTSTANSRSVLTGSINGSRLPWQFRIDARVDKNFEIKMGKKQDGEARNPVAANIYLLVQNVLDAQNILGVYAATGDPADDGYLSSPGAQAFIDSKVNPQSYIDLYEIAQNNPGNYQLPRRIRLGLQLNF; this comes from the coding sequence ATGGGACGAAAGCTATACGTACTCCTTCTATTGCTCCTTTGCCTCTGCGGCGTCAGCTATGCGCAGACCGGAGAGATCCGTGGTCGTGTCACGGAAAAAGGCGGAGCCGAAGGAGTTCCGTTCGCCAGCGTGGCTGCCATGCTCAACGGTGTTCAGGTCCAGGCGACACTGACGGATTTTGACGGTAACTATGTCATCAAGCCGTTGAACCCTGCGAAGTACGATGTCAAGGTGACCTGTGTCGGTTACACGGCCAAAGAAACGCGAGGCGTTCTCGTCACGACCGATAAGGCCGCTTTCGTTTCTTTTGAAATGACGAAGGGTGTGGAGTTGAAAGCAGTTGAGATCACGGAATATACCGTTCCGCTGATTGATAAGGGTTCGCCTTCGACCAAGAAGACCGTTACCTATGAAGAAATTCAGGCGGCTCCGACACGCGACGTCAACTCGCTTGCCTCTACAACCGCCGGTGTTTACCAGAAAGACGAAGGCGGCGGACTGAATATCCGCGGGGCGCGTGAAGATGCAACGACCTACTTCGTAGACGGTGTGCGCGTTCGTGGCGGTACCGGTCTTCCCCAGCGTGGTATCGAACAGATCACGGTAACAACCGGAGGACTGGAAGCCCAATACGGTGACGTTACCGGTGGTGTGATCGCCATTACTACCCGCGGTGCTTCGCCATTTTACAACGGAGGGGTGGAGTTTCAAACCTCCGAATTCCTCGACGCTTATGGCTATCGCCTTGCCACCGGTTCGGTATCAGGACCGATTTATACCAAGCGCGACTCAGCAGGCAAGAAGTTCGGACAACCGTTGGCTGGTTTCTTCCTGGCGGCCGAATATCAGTATGACAAGGATCCTGACCCTTCAGCCATTCCAATTTATAAAGTTAAAGACGATATTCTTGAGAGTGCTAAATCCAGCCCCTTGGTGCGCGACCCCAGTGGTTTTACCTACATCCACCGGTCACACTATTGGACCTATGATAGTCTGGATAAAGTGAAAGCACGACCGAATGTTGCGGCGGACGCCTATCGATTCAATGGACGTTTGGACCTTCAGCCGGTAAAGAATGTAACAGTTGCATTTGGTGGATCCCTGGAGCGTTCAAAGAGTCGGGATTTTATTGACATTTATTCACTCATGGATTATGATAATAATCCACAAACCATCAACACGAATTGGCGGGCTTGGGGACGCATCACCCAGCGATTTGTATCGGAAGGTAAAGAAGGCGCTTCTTCGGCATTGAAGAGTGCGTATTATTCAATTCAGGCTGATTACTCCCGGAATATGCAAACCAGTCAGGACTATCGCCTGAAGGATGATCTTTTCCGCTACGGTCATGTTGGGAAGTTTACCACCTACAGTGTTCCTTTTTACCAGGGAGAGGCGATTACAAGACCGGGCTTGTCTGATAGTCTGGTTTTCACCCAGATTGCCAATTTCGACACCCTATACGATTTTGTACCCGGAGATGCGAATCCTGAAATCTCGGCCTATACATCCCAATATTATGATATAACAGATCCGCTTGGCACTTCAGGTTACCAGGACTCATATGGAACACTGCTGCTTCGTGGCGCCCTGGTAAACGGCGACAATCGGAATCCGCTGACTGTTTATGGCCTCTGGGGTACCACTGGTCGACTTCGCAATTTCTATGGAGAAACTGATAATTCCCAATTCCGTCTGACTGCACGAGGATCGGTGGATATTAATAATCACAATATTATTTTGGGAATGGAGTATGAGCAGCGTACGGACAGAGGTTGGTCGGTTAACCCCAGCAACTTGTGGTCGCTCATGCGCCAACTTTCCAATAGCCGTCTTACCGGATTTGACACAACAACTGCTGTTATCACGTCCACAACATCGGGCGGTACTCCAATTACCTTTATTACTTATCCGAACGCTAACTATAGCCCAACTACCAATCTGGATGGACAAGTCGCTCCTGGTTTTTTTGAAAAGGTTCGGGATCACCTGGGAATAGCTTATACGGATACCATTCAAATTGACGCCCTTGACCCTTCCCAGTTATCGCTGGACCTTTTCAGTCCGGATGAGTTGCTTGATTTCGGATTCGTCAACTACTATGGCTATACGTATACCGGTGAAAAACTCACCGGGCAGCCTGCGTATGAAGATTACTTTATCAAGAAAGACAGCAAGAACAACTACCTGCGCGAGGTCGATGCATTCCGGCCGAATTATGTTGCCGGTTACATCCAAGATCGATTCACGTTTAAGGATATTACTTTCAACGTTGGTTTGCGTGTGGATCGTTTCGATGCAAACCAAAAGGTGCTTCGGGATAAGTATCTGCTGTACCCGACTTACACGGCCGGTGACCCGGCGGTGCTGGATAAAATCCCCAATGCGGTTATCCCCAGCAATATCGGGTCCGACTTTGCAGTGTACGTAAACAACATTCAGAATCCAACAGCTATTGTCGGTTTTCGTGATGGTGACCAATGGTATAATGCCGAAGGGACTCCGATAACCGATCTTTCTCCCTTGCTTGATAATGGAACCGGAGGAAGCGGAATTCAGCCTTTCGTCAAGAACTATTCTGACGTACAACAAAGCATTTTCCGACCTGAAGTGTTTACTGACTATTCTCCTCAGATTAACCTAATGCCGCGTATCGCGTTTTCATTCCCGATTTCAGACGAGGCGATTCTGCGTGCGCATTACGATGTATTGACGCAGCGACCCCAGAATAGTGCGCTTCTTCGCTTGAATCCGGGTAGTTATGGCTCACTGGCACGCGGTATTTCCGGTACTATCTCCAATCCGGATCTGAAACCGGAGCGTACAGTCGAGTACGAAGTGACCTTCGAGCAACGATTAAGCAGAAGCTCTGCACTCTCCATCGCCGCCTTCTATCGTGAATTGCGTGATCAGATCCAGATCATCAACGTTCAGTACGCTTACCCGATCACGTATTCGACCTACGGCAACATCGACTTTGGAACGGTCAAAGGCCTTTCCTTCGCGTATGACCTGCGCCGTACGAATAACGTCCGCATGAACTTCAGCTACACCCTGCAGTTCGCGGATGGTACCGGATCAAGCCCCTTCACTTCCGCCGGCGTGTTAGCACAGCAGGGACAGACCAACCTGCGTCAGCCCCAACCTTTGAGCTTCGATCAACGCCATACCTTCGTCGCGACCTTTGACTACCACTATGGACGAGGAAAAGATTACAATGGTCCGGTGATGTGGGGACGTCAGGTGCTTGCCGAAGCTGGGCTGAACCTGATCCTGCGTGCAGGTTCCGGTACTCCTTATTCACGTCAGTCCAACATCACGCCGACGGCTGATTTCACCTCAACAGCCAACTCCCGTTCCGTGCTGACCGGCTCAATCAACGGATCCCGTTTGCCCTGGCAGTTCCGTATTGACGCCCGTGTAGATAAGAACTTCGAGATCAAGATGGGTAAGAAGCAGGATGGGGAAGCCCGCAATCCGGTAGCCGCCAACATCTATTTACTCGTACAGAACGTGCTCGATGCACAGAATATCCTGGGCGTTTACGCCGCTACCGGCGATCCCGCCGACGATGGTTATCTCAGCTCACCCGGCGCGCAAGCCTTCATCGACTCAAAAGTCAACCCGCAGTCCTATATCGACTTGTATGAGATTGCCCAGAACAACCCGGGGAATTATCAGTTACCACGTCGTATCCGCCTGGGTCTTCAGTTGAACTTCTGA
- a CDS encoding T9SS C-terminal target domain-containing protein, with the protein MMNKFVKTTLILLAVAFSAQARQNVGQTSTSNGSGGSGSGRIFAGCTPSKSRADLDINNVRTPIWINGDMWWDLVGNAEYEVPKGSGKNSLFAGAIWIGGKDAAGNLKVAAQTYRQSGSDFWPGPVDKRDATTTADVCSQYDKHWKLSKAEVKDFKDYYDLNGTASGYPVSEMIKTWPGNGDVSKGQDQYLAPFVDRDNDGFYNWEAGDYPKYDYSSTPDCSDRNVLLGDQTIWWVFNDVGNIHTETESQYAVGLEIRGQAFAFSTTNEINNMTFYRYQIINRSSSSLNETYFGAWVDPDLGNYVDDYVGCDVTRGFGYCYNGDADDDGALGYGANPPAIGMDFFEGPVADPTDGIDNDRDSLIDAADTNQIGGEQIIMSKFVYYNNDNSNIGNPNNAQQYYNYLRGIWKDGSLLVYGGNGYQTPGADTCDFMFPGDTDPNGWGTNGTPLSQLFPWSETEPTPGGTPNQPDDRRFLQSAGAFTLQPGAVNYITTGAVWARASSGGPLASVKLLRITDNTAQDLFNNCFKVLDGPDAPNLVIRELDKEVIFSLVNPTSSNNYRELYAEIDKKAIDNGFPGSQFTFEGYKVYQLKDASVSVTDLADADKARLVFQCDIKNGVGRIVNQYLQAETTTFLPVVEVEGVDEGLKHSFRLTTDAFATGDPNMVNHKTYYFMAIAYGYNKDQEVFDPYESALGKPYLQGRRGADGGPVKVFTAIPHIPAPEAQGLVLNTSYGDGPEIQRINGVGNGYNLLSDRLTMDLRQDQIDNIIFNSSNPQVSIPSPIYQRARGPVDIRIYDPVKVAPGEYVLFLQDTVTASGKWKLRNVSTGEEVESEKTLEFPYDQLFPDYGFYISMNQVKSPGEAPSDGNGFAEGTISYSDANSRWLSFAQDIDNFTALNWIRAGNTDGVDLTSQGEFIDGAGFFEKVLNGSWAPYRLTNTDVSGGAIAPAPGYSTSAARNQAQLKYLPGVDIVFTPDKSKWSRCVVFEMQGDRNKSEGRQYKNLIRKHPSLNLDGTYSTTDSGFSWFPGYAINVETGERLNIAFGEDSYLNPDSGYAGQTGADMKFNPTTTLVNDSLEVIAGGRHVVYVFGHTDVELPDGVTGNDSIYKSPAYDGCQYIYDLLWPITTQPLATPGRPFPKAWADCQWVGIPMAAPGTTWLANTAKIRLRVARPYRQVEFDSNVTENNFFPYYKFNTNDLVSKVNQNDVAKNALDLVSVVPNPYYAYSMYEKNQLDNRIKITNLPSRCTISIFTPSGTLVRKFNRNVSADNTSGAVYPNLNLDTSLEWDLKNTKGIPVASGMYIIHVDAPGIGERTVKWFGVMRPLDLDTF; encoded by the coding sequence ATGATGAACAAGTTTGTCAAAACCACGCTCATTCTCCTGGCTGTAGCTTTCAGCGCACAGGCCCGGCAGAATGTTGGTCAGACGAGCACGAGCAACGGGAGTGGGGGATCGGGTTCCGGCCGGATCTTCGCCGGCTGTACCCCGTCCAAGTCCCGTGCAGACCTCGATATCAACAACGTCCGTACGCCCATCTGGATCAACGGCGATATGTGGTGGGACCTCGTCGGTAATGCCGAGTACGAAGTGCCGAAAGGTTCAGGAAAGAACTCCCTGTTCGCCGGTGCCATCTGGATCGGTGGTAAAGACGCGGCCGGTAACCTGAAGGTTGCGGCCCAAACCTACCGTCAGTCGGGATCGGACTTCTGGCCAGGACCAGTGGATAAAAGAGATGCCACAACCACAGCCGACGTATGCTCTCAGTACGATAAACACTGGAAGCTCAGCAAAGCGGAAGTGAAGGATTTCAAAGATTACTATGACCTCAACGGGACAGCATCCGGTTACCCGGTCTCGGAAATGATCAAGACTTGGCCCGGAAATGGCGATGTTTCCAAGGGGCAAGATCAATATTTAGCACCATTCGTGGACCGCGATAACGATGGATTCTATAACTGGGAGGCCGGTGATTACCCAAAGTATGATTATTCCTCAACACCGGATTGCTCGGATCGAAACGTGCTATTGGGCGATCAGACCATCTGGTGGGTGTTCAACGATGTGGGAAATATCCATACCGAAACTGAATCACAATATGCTGTTGGGCTTGAGATCCGCGGGCAGGCATTCGCCTTTTCTACGACGAACGAGATCAACAACATGACCTTCTATCGTTACCAGATCATTAACCGGTCTTCCTCCTCACTGAACGAAACATATTTCGGCGCGTGGGTGGATCCGGATCTGGGCAACTATGTGGACGACTACGTCGGTTGTGACGTCACCCGTGGTTTCGGTTATTGCTACAACGGCGACGCGGACGACGACGGTGCGTTGGGTTATGGTGCCAATCCTCCCGCGATCGGTATGGACTTCTTCGAAGGTCCGGTGGCGGATCCAACAGACGGTATTGACAACGACCGCGACTCCCTGATCGATGCTGCAGACACCAATCAGATCGGCGGTGAGCAGATCATCATGTCGAAGTTCGTTTATTATAACAACGATAACTCTAACATTGGTAACCCCAATAATGCTCAACAATACTATAACTACCTGCGTGGTATTTGGAAAGACGGGTCACTCTTAGTTTACGGCGGGAATGGTTACCAGACTCCCGGTGCCGATACCTGTGACTTCATGTTTCCTGGGGATACGGATCCTAACGGCTGGGGTACCAACGGAACACCGCTGAGTCAGTTGTTCCCCTGGTCGGAAACCGAACCGACTCCGGGCGGTACACCGAACCAGCCGGATGACCGTCGTTTCCTCCAGTCTGCCGGTGCATTCACCCTGCAACCGGGTGCCGTCAATTACATTACTACTGGTGCTGTTTGGGCCCGTGCTTCTTCCGGCGGTCCCCTGGCATCCGTGAAACTCCTGCGCATCACCGACAACACCGCTCAGGACCTGTTCAACAACTGCTTTAAAGTACTCGATGGTCCGGATGCGCCGAATCTGGTTATTCGCGAATTGGACAAGGAAGTCATTTTCTCGCTTGTCAATCCTACCTCCTCCAATAACTACCGGGAGCTGTACGCGGAAATTGACAAGAAAGCCATTGACAATGGATTCCCGGGATCACAGTTCACCTTCGAAGGCTATAAAGTCTATCAATTGAAGGATGCATCGGTCTCCGTAACGGATCTTGCCGATGCGGACAAAGCCCGTTTGGTATTCCAGTGCGATATTAAGAATGGTGTTGGCAGAATTGTGAATCAGTATCTGCAGGCGGAAACTACCACCTTCCTTCCGGTTGTTGAGGTCGAAGGCGTTGATGAAGGGTTGAAGCATTCCTTCCGCCTGACTACGGATGCGTTTGCCACCGGTGATCCGAACATGGTCAATCATAAGACGTACTACTTCATGGCGATTGCCTACGGCTATAACAAGGACCAGGAAGTATTCGATCCTTACGAAAGCGCACTCGGTAAGCCCTATCTCCAGGGACGTCGTGGCGCTGATGGTGGTCCGGTGAAGGTATTCACGGCTATTCCACATATTCCAGCCCCGGAGGCACAAGGGCTTGTGCTCAATACCTCCTATGGCGACGGACCGGAAATCCAACGGATCAATGGCGTCGGTAACGGTTACAATCTTTTATCGGACCGCTTGACCATGGATCTTCGTCAGGATCAGATCGATAATATCATTTTCAACTCATCTAACCCGCAAGTTTCCATCCCCTCACCGATTTATCAACGTGCTCGTGGTCCGGTTGATATTCGAATTTATGATCCGGTTAAGGTAGCTCCTGGCGAGTATGTGCTATTCCTTCAGGATACAGTAACTGCGAGTGGCAAATGGAAACTTCGCAACGTGTCGACCGGCGAGGAAGTGGAATCTGAGAAAACCTTGGAGTTCCCCTATGACCAATTATTCCCGGATTACGGCTTCTATATTAGTATGAACCAGGTGAAGTCGCCGGGTGAAGCACCGTCCGATGGCAATGGATTCGCAGAAGGGACGATAAGCTACTCGGATGCCAATAGCCGTTGGTTATCATTCGCACAGGACATCGATAATTTCACGGCATTGAACTGGATTCGCGCCGGAAATACCGATGGCGTGGATCTGACTTCACAGGGTGAGTTCATCGATGGTGCCGGTTTCTTTGAAAAAGTACTCAACGGCTCCTGGGCTCCTTATCGTTTGACGAATACGGACGTTTCCGGCGGTGCGATCGCTCCGGCTCCCGGATACAGCACCAGTGCTGCGCGTAACCAGGCACAACTGAAGTATCTGCCGGGCGTTGACATCGTCTTCACTCCGGACAAGAGCAAGTGGAGCCGTTGCGTGGTATTCGAAATGCAGGGCGACCGCAATAAATCGGAAGGCCGTCAGTACAAGAACCTGATTCGCAAGCATCCTTCGCTCAATCTCGATGGAACCTACAGCACGACCGATTCCGGTTTCTCCTGGTTCCCCGGTTATGCCATCAATGTGGAAACCGGCGAGCGGTTGAATATCGCCTTCGGAGAAGATTCCTACCTCAATCCGGATAGCGGATATGCCGGCCAGACGGGCGCGGACATGAAGTTCAATCCGACGACCACCCTGGTCAACGACAGCCTGGAAGTCATCGCCGGTGGCCGTCACGTAGTGTATGTCTTCGGCCATACCGATGTGGAACTGCCGGACGGTGTTACCGGTAACGACTCGATTTACAAGAGTCCGGCCTATGATGGTTGCCAGTACATCTATGATCTGCTGTGGCCGATCACGACGCAGCCGCTGGCTACTCCGGGTCGTCCCTTCCCGAAGGCCTGGGCCGATTGCCAGTGGGTGGGCATCCCGATGGCTGCGCCGGGCACTACCTGGCTCGCCAATACGGCAAAAATCAGACTTCGTGTTGCACGTCCTTACCGTCAGGTTGAGTTTGATTCTAATGTCACTGAAAACAATTTCTTCCCTTACTACAAATTCAATACGAACGATTTGGTCAGTAAGGTGAATCAAAATGATGTTGCCAAGAATGCTCTGGATTTGGTGAGTGTAGTGCCAAACCCCTATTATGCATACTCCATGTACGAAAAGAATCAGTTGGATAATCGAATTAAGATCACCAACCTGCCTTCTCGCTGTACCATTTCGATCTTCACCCCGTCGGGTACCCTCGTCCGGAAATTTAACCGCAATGTTTCTGCGGATAATACATCCGGTGCTGTCTATCCCAATCTGAACCTTGATACATCGCTGGAGTGGGATCTCAAGAACACGAAAGGAATACCTGTTGCGAGCGGTATGTACATCATTCATGTTGATGCACCTGGAATTGGAGAACGTACAGTGAAATGGTTCGGCGTAATGCGCCCGCTTGATCTTGATACCTTCTGA
- a CDS encoding PorV/PorQ family protein, whose protein sequence is MLATLLLPAGVQAGNPDRAGQAGASELLINPWARSNGWGGANSGSIRGLEAQFLNVAGTAFTKKTEAIFAHTMYLEGSGMALNAFGLTQKAGEAGVIGLSVVSFDFGEIPVTTTDQPEGNIGNYRPQYINIGLSYAKVFSNSIYGGFNLKIVNENIANVSARGVAVDAGIQYVTGTNEDRDNIKFGISLKNVGTPMKFGGDGLSVRLTAPSGAYQYTVEQRSQGFEIPSLLNMGATYDFSLAKDHRLSASASFTSNSFTRDQIAGGLEYAFREMFMIRGGFVYEDGITSDDDRTTVYTGPCAGVTVDVPMGKSGKKFGIDYAFRATNPFNGVHTFGLRFTL, encoded by the coding sequence ATGCTGGCAACCCTGTTGCTACCGGCGGGCGTGCAGGCAGGTAATCCAGACCGTGCCGGTCAGGCTGGGGCCTCTGAGCTCCTGATCAATCCCTGGGCACGCTCGAATGGATGGGGCGGAGCCAACTCAGGCTCCATCCGCGGCTTGGAAGCACAGTTTCTCAACGTTGCAGGAACCGCGTTCACCAAAAAGACGGAAGCCATCTTTGCCCATACCATGTACCTGGAGGGAAGTGGAATGGCTTTGAATGCGTTTGGACTGACGCAAAAAGCAGGAGAAGCAGGTGTGATTGGTTTATCCGTTGTCTCTTTCGACTTTGGCGAGATCCCCGTCACTACCACGGATCAACCGGAAGGAAATATTGGTAATTACCGACCCCAATACATCAACATCGGACTTTCTTACGCAAAGGTGTTCTCTAATTCTATCTATGGTGGCTTTAACCTGAAGATCGTAAATGAGAATATCGCCAACGTCAGCGCAAGAGGAGTCGCAGTTGATGCAGGTATCCAATATGTAACCGGTACCAATGAAGATCGCGACAACATTAAATTCGGTATCTCGTTGAAAAACGTCGGTACCCCGATGAAATTCGGCGGAGATGGTTTGTCGGTGCGCCTGACGGCTCCTTCCGGCGCCTACCAGTACACTGTTGAGCAGCGTTCACAAGGATTTGAAATTCCTTCCTTGCTGAATATGGGTGCTACCTACGACTTTAGTCTGGCTAAGGATCACAGGTTGTCGGCCTCAGCAAGCTTCACCTCCAACTCTTTCACGCGTGACCAGATCGCCGGTGGACTTGAATATGCCTTCCGCGAGATGTTCATGATTCGCGGTGGTTTTGTTTACGAAGACGGCATCACCTCCGACGACGATCGTACCACTGTTTACACCGGTCCTTGTGCTGGTGTGACGGTGGATGTGCCGATGGGAAAGTCGGGTAAGAAGTTCGGTATCGACTACGCGTTCCGGGCTACCAACCCCTTCAACGGGGTGCATACCTTCGGCTTGCGTTTTACGCTCTAA
- the greA gene encoding transcription elongation factor GreA, giving the protein MSSVQYFTPDGLKKLQEELHQLRNVERPRISQQIAEAREKGDLSENAEYDAAKDAQGLLELRISKLEEVIASARLLDDSKLDTSKVMVLTKVRIKNRKTGQELTYTLVAENEADLKAGKISVTSPIGKGLLGKKIGDTAQIEVPSGKMEFEVLEISR; this is encoded by the coding sequence ATGTCATCCGTACAATATTTCACACCCGACGGCCTGAAGAAACTACAGGAAGAGCTGCACCAGCTCAGGAACGTCGAACGCCCCCGCATTTCCCAGCAGATCGCCGAAGCACGCGAAAAGGGAGATCTTTCCGAAAACGCGGAGTATGATGCTGCCAAAGACGCGCAGGGACTTTTGGAATTGCGCATTTCCAAACTGGAAGAAGTGATCGCCAGCGCGCGCCTGCTGGACGACAGCAAGCTAGATACTTCCAAGGTCATGGTATTGACCAAAGTGCGGATCAAGAACCGGAAGACCGGTCAGGAACTCACCTATACGCTGGTTGCGGAAAATGAGGCGGACCTTAAGGCCGGAAAAATATCCGTCACGTCTCCGATCGGCAAAGGCCTGTTGGGTAAGAAGATCGGCGACACCGCCCAGATCGAAGTCCCTTCCGGCAAGATGGAGTTCGAAGTACTCGAGATCTCCCGCTAA
- a CDS encoding HIT family protein, with product MASIFTRIVNGEIPCYKVAEDDRFLAFLDINPLVKGHTLVIPKQETDYIFDIQSEEYTALWAFAQRVAKAVGAAVPCKRVGIAVIGLEVPHAHIHLIPMERVSDMNFANPKISLPPAVMEETAAAIREKII from the coding sequence ATGGCATCCATTTTCACCCGCATTGTCAACGGCGAAATACCTTGCTACAAGGTAGCGGAGGATGATCGTTTCCTGGCTTTTCTGGACATCAATCCGTTGGTGAAAGGGCATACCCTGGTCATTCCGAAACAGGAGACCGATTACATTTTCGATATTCAATCGGAAGAGTACACCGCCCTCTGGGCCTTTGCGCAGCGCGTCGCCAAAGCGGTCGGCGCCGCTGTGCCCTGCAAGCGGGTCGGCATTGCTGTGATTGGCTTGGAAGTGCCGCACGCGCACATTCATCTAATTCCGATGGAGCGGGTTTCAGACATGAACTTCGCGAACCCGAAAATCAGTCTGCCTCCCGCTGTCATGGAGGAGACCGCCGCTGCCATCCGGGAAAAGATCATTTAG
- the ruvC gene encoding crossover junction endodeoxyribonuclease RuvC translates to MATVKERIILGIDPGTNIMGYGIIRVIGTRPELITLGVLRLKRDDDHSLRLKQIFEYTLGLIDQHLPDDLAIEAPFFGKNVQSMLKLGRAQGVAMAAGLYRQVPITEYSPKRVKQSITGHGNASKEQVAAMLKTLLSLNETHAYLDATDAVAVALCHHFQSGNNSAGAAGAHSGWKSFLSANPDRIVSK, encoded by the coding sequence ATGGCTACGGTGAAGGAACGAATCATTCTTGGGATCGACCCGGGCACCAACATCATGGGCTACGGTATCATCCGGGTGATCGGGACCAGACCGGAATTGATCACCCTGGGTGTCTTGCGCCTCAAGCGCGATGACGACCATTCCCTACGGCTTAAACAAATATTCGAATATACCCTGGGCCTGATCGACCAACATTTGCCGGATGATCTCGCGATTGAAGCGCCGTTCTTCGGTAAAAACGTGCAGTCCATGTTGAAGTTGGGACGAGCACAGGGCGTAGCGATGGCTGCCGGGCTGTACCGACAAGTTCCGATTACCGAATATTCGCCTAAACGGGTCAAACAATCCATTACAGGGCATGGCAACGCGTCAAAGGAACAGGTAGCCGCCATGCTGAAGACGCTCCTCTCGCTTAACGAAACACACGCGTATCTGGATGCAACGGATGCCGTAGCAGTCGCCCTGTGCCATCATTTCCAAAGCGGAAACAATTCAGCCGGAGCGGCTGGTGCGCACTCCGGCTGGAAATCGTTTCTGTCGGCTAATCCTGACAGGATCGTATCTAAATGA